In Dyadobacter sp. NIV53, a single window of DNA contains:
- a CDS encoding isoprenylcysteine carboxylmethyltransferase family protein has translation MNLIFPITYMIWLLSEVILNRMLRSKSTDKQNADKNTLTIIWITVVAAITLAVFISMNIFVPILTNPVIQYIGLGIMYLGIILRIATVISLGRMFTVDVTIREDHKLKQDGIYRFLRHPSYFASLLTFVGFGISLNNWISLILVTISVIIVFQMRIRIEEIALIEQFGNEYLDYKRTVKGLIPFVW, from the coding sequence ATGAACCTGATTTTTCCAATTACTTACATGATCTGGCTACTTTCAGAAGTGATTTTGAACAGGATGCTACGCTCGAAAAGTACAGATAAACAGAATGCTGATAAAAACACGTTGACCATTATCTGGATAACAGTTGTAGCAGCAATTACACTTGCCGTTTTTATTTCAATGAATATTTTTGTGCCAATCCTGACTAATCCAGTCATTCAGTATATCGGGCTTGGAATTATGTATCTGGGCATTATTTTACGGATTGCCACAGTAATCTCATTAGGCAGGATGTTCACGGTCGATGTTACAATCCGGGAAGATCATAAGCTTAAACAGGATGGTATCTATCGGTTCCTGAGACATCCTTCCTACTTTGCTTCACTTCTCACTTTTGTAGGTTTTGGGATTTCGCTTAATAACTGGATCAGTCTGATCCTTGTAACAATTTCCGTCATCATCGTTTTTCAGATGCGCATCAGGATTGAAGAAATAGCTTTGATTGAGCAGTTTGGAAATGAATATCTGGACTATAAGAGGACGGTAAAGGGGTTGATCCCTTTTGTTTGGTGA
- a CDS encoding outer membrane beta-barrel protein, with protein sequence MKTFFTCLFVICPLIIIAQNSYPDSLSVPEKKPSVNYFGIRFGGLASSFSHNPDLLVPAPGKNSLPAWHAGLAMDLFTKKYYNARIELSYLSKGARETFTNDRIAIQSTNRLQYIEISALPLIIKPGFKKINPYLALGGYYARRVGIKSRSKTGAGSWEKDQVTADNLNVTNDYGYSVSAGIYVWKRPVFELRYEAGLRSVSSTSNIKNRSVILSISI encoded by the coding sequence ATGAAAACATTTTTTACCTGTTTGTTTGTTATTTGCCCTTTGATTATTATTGCTCAGAACAGTTACCCTGACAGCCTTTCCGTTCCGGAAAAGAAACCTTCCGTAAACTACTTTGGTATTCGGTTCGGTGGTTTGGCGAGTTCTTTCAGCCATAACCCGGATCTTTTGGTTCCTGCTCCCGGGAAAAACTCCCTGCCGGCATGGCATGCCGGACTTGCGATGGATCTTTTTACTAAAAAATATTACAACGCCCGGATCGAATTGTCATATTTAAGCAAGGGAGCAAGGGAAACGTTTACTAATGACCGTATTGCTATCCAAAGTACTAACCGTTTGCAGTACATTGAGATCAGTGCATTACCACTTATTATAAAACCCGGGTTTAAGAAAATCAACCCTTACCTTGCACTGGGCGGTTATTATGCACGCCGTGTCGGAATTAAATCCAGGTCTAAAACAGGAGCAGGATCATGGGAAAAAGATCAGGTTACTGCGGATAATCTCAATGTGACAAACGATTACGGCTATTCCGTTTCTGCGGGTATTTATGTCTGGAAACGGCCTGTCTTTGAGCTTCGGTATGAAGCCGGCCTGCGTTCTGTTTCTTCCACATCCAATATCAAAAACCGTTCAGTAATCCTTTCCATTTCTATTTAA
- a CDS encoding M43 family zinc metalloprotease, translated as MKFHARFSAQLLSILLSVCFLSGCKSELVLETDDFYRFDKVNKLSIKKPVQIDYFLGIDKGEIPLNTTVYDKKGTVIAAPQEAISYYANDIKLPGETFLPDTEGTFMIVGKLAGQVSDSIMVRVWDTASLTLSLSITNLSNAFYATGRDTLKFKVDVQKAGRIIDIDFPYHVYLSNKEQTIETFSTTIPGVYRFQAKGLGLVSNELTVTALSTANYPVIRLPVIFHEVNMTFLTADKIRKLTDDMTRAFRNQLNTNRAQKDVNASDLFVEFYPAETGLDGNRLSSAGLDRIVNQKNTFTVDDTYSDAFNSFWDPANYLNVWVYPNITGDYASSSWAFFPSVTVPMEGFGVVPAGTTPFFPYGIFLNGNHVDLNFDGGRTEEILAHEAGHLLGLDHVFDGSNSEFNVCPSFDPDYCSDTPYYNRYAYNHNDFNYDQRYNRTSCDGIGYVSTNFMDYYYSHNNSFTADQMKRVRHTINYGLWLPTPYNGTRAGRKNAKLSIVERPANLKFIKPVICSIR; from the coding sequence ATGAAATTTCACGCACGGTTTTCCGCTCAGCTTTTGAGTATATTGTTATCTGTATGTTTTCTCTCCGGTTGTAAATCAGAGCTGGTTCTTGAAACAGATGACTTCTACCGCTTTGATAAAGTGAATAAATTAAGTATCAAAAAACCAGTACAGATCGACTATTTTCTGGGTATTGACAAGGGTGAAATTCCTTTAAATACAACGGTTTATGATAAAAAAGGCACTGTAATTGCTGCACCGCAGGAAGCAATAAGTTATTACGCTAATGATATCAAACTACCGGGCGAAACTTTTTTGCCCGATACAGAAGGAACCTTTATGATTGTAGGCAAGCTGGCCGGGCAGGTAAGTGATTCCATCATGGTCAGGGTTTGGGATACAGCTTCACTTACACTCTCATTGAGTATTACGAACCTGTCAAATGCGTTTTATGCAACGGGCAGGGATACGTTGAAATTTAAAGTAGATGTACAAAAAGCGGGCCGGATTATTGATATTGATTTTCCGTACCATGTTTATCTCTCTAATAAAGAACAAACCATTGAAACGTTTTCAACGACCATTCCGGGCGTATATAGGTTTCAGGCCAAAGGATTGGGTTTGGTTAGTAATGAACTAACGGTCACCGCGCTTTCTACGGCAAATTACCCGGTTATCCGTTTGCCTGTTATATTCCACGAGGTAAATATGACATTTCTCACAGCTGACAAAATCCGGAAATTGACGGATGATATGACCAGGGCGTTCCGTAATCAGCTCAATACTAACCGGGCACAAAAAGATGTAAACGCTTCTGATTTGTTCGTGGAATTTTATCCGGCAGAAACGGGCCTGGACGGAAACAGGCTAAGCTCGGCAGGATTAGACCGTATTGTCAATCAAAAAAACACCTTCACTGTTGATGATACTTATTCTGATGCGTTTAACTCCTTTTGGGATCCGGCAAATTATCTGAACGTATGGGTTTACCCTAATATTACCGGAGATTATGCAAGCTCTTCCTGGGCATTTTTTCCCAGCGTTACCGTACCTATGGAAGGTTTTGGTGTAGTTCCGGCAGGGACGACGCCCTTCTTTCCATATGGAATTTTCTTAAATGGAAATCATGTCGACCTTAATTTTGATGGTGGCCGGACAGAGGAGATTTTAGCTCATGAGGCAGGCCACTTGTTGGGATTAGATCATGTTTTCGACGGAAGCAACAGTGAATTTAATGTATGCCCTTCATTTGATCCGGATTATTGCTCAGACACTCCTTATTATAACCGCTATGCTTATAATCATAATGACTTTAATTACGATCAAAGGTATAACAGGACTTCCTGCGATGGTATTGGTTATGTATCAACCAATTTCATGGATTATTATTACAGCCATAACAATTCTTTTACCGCCGATCAAATGAAAAGGGTAAGGCATACCATTAATTACGGTCTCTGGCTTCCGACTCCCTATAATGGTACACGGGCAGGCAGGAAAAATGCTAAGCTTTCAATTGTTGAACGGCCTGCAAATTTGAAATTCATCAAGCCGGTTATCTGCTCAATCCGCTAA
- a CDS encoding LysE family translocator, producing METDKPARLFSMGFFTNVLNPKVAVFYLSFFPQFIKIENGSVMSQSLKLGFTQLLISFTINLIIVLTASKMAVWFATKPLWIKIQKWFMAGILTGLALKMALDKAK from the coding sequence ATGGAAACAGATAAACCAGCCAGACTTTTCAGTATGGGATTTTTCACAAATGTTCTGAACCCGAAAGTGGCGGTTTTCTATCTTTCCTTTTTTCCTCAATTTATTAAAATTGAAAATGGCTCTGTGATGTCCCAAAGTTTAAAGCTTGGATTTACGCAGCTGCTTATAAGTTTTACAATCAACCTGATCATTGTTCTTACTGCTTCAAAAATGGCCGTTTGGTTTGCAACGAAGCCTCTTTGGATCAAAATTCAGAAATGGTTTATGGCCGGTATCTTAACCGGCCTCGCACTTAAAATGGCTTTGGATAAGGCAAAGTGA
- a CDS encoding LysE family transporter has translation MAGFISLSGIVCGFLFHIIMVSFGLTAVLFAVPLAYTILKTTGVVYLLYLAYQSVKPGK, from the coding sequence TTGGCTGGATTCATTTCATTAAGCGGCATCGTATGTGGATTTTTATTTCATATCATCATGGTATCTTTCGGGCTTACAGCCGTTTTATTCGCAGTTCCTCTTGCCTACACCATACTCAAAACTACCGGGGTGGTTTACCTGCTATATCTTGCTTATCAATCCGTAAAGCCAGGCAAGTAA
- a CDS encoding helix-turn-helix transcriptional regulator, with product MFQQFYEPHPALKGFVNNIMIHQVTFDVAAGQPQFPVPPLPEHCLFFYVRDASESEDTAANNKETLSSALIVGPHVNRHIIIPGRDHLMIKVGFQPGGLYRFLGIPMTELLCQDSFDAVDLLGKEMNEVTDQLREASSFSSMKLIVERFLLRHVNRLKPVLPIDQVLSLLIKERGLLKIDQVASHACLSVRQFERVFGQRIGLPPKQYSRLVRFAQAWILKEQQPDNSWLKITYECGYFDQMHLIRDFQEFAGVSPSVIESALMTSEVKFFNRLFN from the coding sequence ATGTTTCAGCAATTCTACGAGCCGCACCCGGCCTTAAAAGGTTTTGTAAACAACATCATGATCCATCAGGTGACGTTTGATGTTGCGGCCGGGCAACCGCAATTTCCGGTACCACCGCTTCCCGAGCACTGCTTGTTCTTTTACGTCAGAGATGCTTCCGAATCGGAAGATACGGCTGCCAATAATAAGGAAACGCTTTCGTCTGCTCTCATAGTTGGCCCACATGTCAACCGCCATATTATTATTCCGGGACGTGATCATTTGATGATCAAGGTAGGATTTCAGCCTGGGGGATTATATCGCTTTTTAGGTATACCCATGACGGAGTTATTGTGCCAGGATTCGTTTGATGCGGTGGACCTGTTAGGAAAGGAAATGAATGAGGTAACCGACCAACTGCGTGAGGCCAGTTCGTTTTCCAGCATGAAACTGATTGTTGAACGATTTTTGCTCAGGCATGTTAATCGCTTAAAACCGGTTTTACCCATTGATCAGGTGCTTTCGCTGCTGATCAAAGAGCGAGGATTACTGAAAATAGATCAGGTGGCATCCCATGCCTGCCTGAGTGTTCGCCAATTTGAAAGGGTATTTGGACAAAGGATCGGTCTGCCGCCCAAACAATACTCCCGATTAGTACGATTTGCCCAGGCCTGGATTCTGAAAGAACAGCAGCCGGACAACAGCTGGCTAAAGATTACCTACGAATGTGGGTACTTTGACCAGATGCACCTCATCCGCGACTTTCAGGAGTTTGCCGGTGTCAGCCCTTCGGTTATTGAATCAGCGCTTATGACATCCGAGGTGAAATTTTTTAACCGGCTTTTCAACTAA
- a CDS encoding SgcJ/EcaC family oxidoreductase has product MSGHLFAQTRSADEASINKQIDAMIYSWNNHNYDDLKHYTTENTDWVNGVGAWWRGREESQYGHQIYHNTIFKESVLKKTSVAIRFLTDDVALVHLYWHFSAFTNPAGITSGPDDCIASIVYVKQNGKWLMTAGQNVAIVKEALQFDPVKQMPKH; this is encoded by the coding sequence ATGAGTGGGCATCTGTTTGCTCAAACTCGTAGCGCAGACGAAGCCTCCATCAATAAACAGATTGATGCGATGATTTACAGCTGGAACAATCATAATTATGATGACTTGAAACATTATACGACTGAAAATACCGACTGGGTGAATGGAGTTGGTGCGTGGTGGCGAGGACGGGAGGAGTCTCAATATGGCCATCAGATCTATCACAACACGATTTTTAAAGAATCGGTGTTAAAGAAAACTTCCGTTGCCATCCGCTTTTTGACCGATGATGTAGCCCTGGTGCACCTTTATTGGCATTTTAGTGCTTTTACAAATCCTGCAGGAATAACATCGGGTCCTGATGATTGTATAGCTTCCATCGTGTATGTAAAACAAAACGGGAAATGGTTAATGACTGCCGGACAAAATGTTGCTATTGTAAAAGAAGCCTTACAGTTTGATCCGGTTAAACAAATGCCTAAGCACTAA
- a CDS encoding ThuA domain-containing protein, producing MAIKNLFCILFLLLTTLSLSFAQAQQDLKTGKGRKKIVFIAGPDSHGKGEHEYNGGVTFLAQKIKEGMPETDTVVFHNGWPKERDALKNASTIVLFCDGSDGHIVTPHLQELDSLMHGGTGLVMLHFTLEMPKGNLTYQFRDLIGGYFETDWSVNPFWTPEITKLPKHPITNGVKPFAIRDEWYYHLRFVDNMKNITPILKALPPDSTLTRPDGTHTNNPHVREAILKNKEPQTIAWAYERPGGGRGFGFTGGHVHANWKNDSFRMLVLNAIVWTARIDVPKNGVVTNTPDENELNKLTKRN from the coding sequence ATGGCCATAAAAAATCTGTTTTGTATTCTTTTTCTGTTACTTACCACTTTGAGCCTCTCTTTCGCCCAGGCTCAGCAGGATTTGAAAACCGGGAAAGGAAGAAAAAAAATTGTATTTATTGCCGGCCCCGACAGTCATGGAAAAGGTGAGCACGAATACAATGGCGGAGTGACTTTTCTGGCACAAAAAATAAAGGAAGGCATGCCGGAAACAGACACCGTAGTGTTTCACAACGGCTGGCCAAAAGAAAGGGATGCGCTTAAAAACGCCAGCACCATCGTTTTGTTTTGTGATGGTTCTGACGGGCATATTGTTACTCCTCATCTACAGGAACTGGATTCCCTGATGCACGGAGGAACAGGACTGGTTATGCTGCATTTTACACTGGAAATGCCAAAAGGAAATCTCACTTATCAGTTTCGTGACCTGATCGGTGGATATTTTGAAACGGATTGGTCAGTAAACCCATTCTGGACACCTGAAATAACAAAACTCCCCAAACATCCGATAACCAACGGCGTCAAACCTTTTGCCATTAGAGACGAATGGTATTATCATCTGCGATTTGTGGATAACATGAAAAATATCACTCCGATCCTGAAAGCGCTTCCACCGGATTCCACCCTGACCCGGCCTGATGGAACACATACCAACAATCCTCATGTGCGCGAAGCCATTCTGAAAAACAAGGAACCACAGACCATTGCATGGGCATACGAACGGCCGGGTGGCGGAAGAGGTTTCGGATTTACAGGCGGCCACGTGCACGCTAACTGGAAAAACGACAGCTTCCGGATGCTGGTGCTCAATGCCATTGTGTGGACAGCCCGGATCGATGTTCCAAAAAACGGGGTTGTAACAAATACACCAGATGAGAATGAGCTGAATAAACTGACTAAGAGGAATTGA